A window of the Acidobacteriota bacterium genome harbors these coding sequences:
- a CDS encoding tetratricopeptide repeat protein, translating into MKSNLKRLAFLIVLSCISLPVYSQPDESNAQRKSDQSKDASVHNASIRNAKNEDDTKEVRDGEYWFSRGYALHQADHYIEAIEAFTRSISLRHRQATCMYNVACGYSLLNDKDNALFWLERSLAVGFDRPDLLRDDSDLDPLRSDPRFKAILQKVSFTKKSDNHAKDKTVSRLEEAISNFEQLRRESSQDGYEWYRVGSRLLRLRDFDRAAAALAQAVEHLGYRGASAMYNLACTYSLKGDRALGLEWLEKSINAGFDEVDKLTHDPDIASLRGEARFKNIQELSGLLTLSQFSGQESERSQYSKQRWAPAVHKYESFLRNEPNNGRGWFNLGYALHFSSEHTKAIEAFERAIQFGYRPPTSMYNIACAHAMMNHRDAAFDWLDKAVKADFDIGGYIHGDEDLNNLRSDPRFKRFLELAADEHKAGHKSEK; encoded by the coding sequence ATGAAATCAAATCTGAAGCGGTTAGCATTCTTGATCGTGCTCTCGTGCATATCGTTGCCGGTTTACTCGCAGCCTGACGAGTCGAACGCGCAACGCAAATCCGATCAGTCGAAAGACGCATCCGTTCACAACGCCAGCATAAGAAATGCCAAGAATGAGGACGACACGAAAGAGGTTCGCGACGGCGAGTATTGGTTCAGCCGGGGCTACGCGCTGCATCAAGCGGACCATTACATCGAAGCGATTGAAGCCTTCACTCGTTCGATTAGTCTCCGCCATCGCCAGGCGACGTGTATGTACAACGTCGCGTGCGGGTACTCCTTGCTGAACGATAAAGACAACGCCCTGTTCTGGCTCGAGCGGTCGCTGGCGGTCGGATTCGACAGGCCCGATCTCTTGAGAGACGATTCGGACCTCGATCCGTTGCGTTCCGACCCTCGATTCAAGGCGATCCTGCAGAAGGTGTCGTTCACCAAGAAATCAGACAATCACGCCAAGGATAAAACCGTCTCCAGACTCGAGGAAGCGATCAGCAATTTCGAGCAGCTCAGGAGAGAGTCTTCTCAGGATGGTTATGAATGGTACCGAGTGGGCTCGCGGCTACTCAGGCTTCGCGATTTTGACCGGGCTGCGGCCGCATTAGCCCAGGCGGTCGAGCATCTCGGTTATCGCGGCGCGTCTGCCATGTACAATCTTGCGTGCACCTACTCGCTCAAGGGCGATCGAGCTCTGGGGCTTGAATGGCTCGAGAAGTCGATCAATGCGGGCTTCGACGAAGTCGACAAGCTTACGCACGATCCCGATATAGCAAGCCTCCGCGGTGAAGCGCGGTTCAAGAACATTCAAGAGTTGAGCGGGCTGCTTACGCTCTCCCAATTCAGCGGACAAGAATCTGAGCGCTCGCAGTACTCGAAGCAACGTTGGGCGCCTGCGGTCCACAAGTATGAATCATTCCTGCGGAACGAGCCGAACAATGGCCGCGGCTGGTTCAACCTTGGCTACGCGCTCCATTTTTCGAGCGAGCACACCAAGGCTATTGAGGCTTTCGAGCGCGCAATTCAGTTTGGGTATCGGCCGCCGACTTCCATGTACAACATCGCGTGCGCGCACGCGATGATGAACCATCGCGATGCGGCGTTTGATTGGCTCGATAAGGCTGTTAAGGCGGACTTCGACATCGGGGGTTACATACACGGAGACGAAGATCTTAACAACCTCCGATCCGATCCGCGCTTCAAACGTTTCCTGGAATTAGCCGCCGACGAGCACAAAGCCGGGCATAAGAGCGAGAAATAA
- a CDS encoding PQQ-binding-like beta-propeller repeat protein, whose amino-acid sequence MQTLQQDHSYVASVPARKPRFRRIELSAGSQVAKGGWLLLLLLFVSAGALAQSAGWPQWGGPQRNFMVEAKGLAVAWPDNGPKRLWSRELGEGHSSILADGARLYTMYSKGDQEFVVALDAANGKTIWEKSNAAPPTGLDLENGNGPHSTPLVAGDLLFTVGVIGKMHAFDKQTGRVVWSHELWKEYGGKLMDRGYSCSPLAWKNTVIVTVGGAGQALMAFDQKTGAVVWKKQDFKLSPSTPTIINVDGQDQLVIALGDHIVGMNPNNGELLWSHPHDCDWGLNISIPVWGAGNILVVSSAYSGGSRALQLNQSAGKTTVKELWASRRMRVHHTTMIRLGDLVFGSSGDFGPAPMTAVDVRTGNTVWQDRSFPKANLVYVDGKVILLDEDGVLALVTFSPQGMKVISKTNLLTNLAWTPPTVTGTRLYVRDRKTIVALDLS is encoded by the coding sequence ATGCAAACATTGCAGCAAGACCATAGCTATGTCGCGAGCGTTCCTGCCCGGAAGCCGCGCTTCAGGAGAATCGAGCTCAGTGCCGGATCACAGGTTGCGAAGGGAGGATGGCTCTTGCTATTGCTCTTATTCGTGAGTGCCGGCGCGCTTGCGCAATCAGCCGGCTGGCCGCAGTGGGGTGGGCCGCAGCGCAACTTCATGGTTGAAGCGAAGGGGCTGGCGGTGGCATGGCCCGACAATGGGCCGAAGCGACTGTGGAGTCGCGAACTCGGCGAAGGTCATTCGTCGATACTTGCGGATGGCGCTCGGCTCTACACGATGTACAGTAAAGGCGACCAGGAGTTTGTGGTTGCCCTCGATGCGGCAAACGGAAAAACGATTTGGGAAAAGAGCAATGCGGCGCCGCCTACCGGGCTCGATTTGGAAAACGGCAACGGCCCGCACTCGACGCCGCTCGTCGCCGGAGACCTTCTTTTCACCGTCGGCGTGATCGGAAAGATGCACGCCTTTGACAAACAAACGGGGAGAGTCGTGTGGTCTCACGAACTTTGGAAAGAGTATGGCGGAAAATTGATGGATCGCGGTTATTCGTGCAGTCCGCTCGCCTGGAAAAACACTGTCATTGTGACCGTAGGCGGCGCGGGGCAGGCGCTGATGGCGTTTGATCAAAAGACGGGCGCGGTGGTCTGGAAGAAACAGGACTTCAAGCTTTCGCCGTCGACCCCGACCATCATCAACGTTGACGGGCAGGATCAGTTAGTGATCGCGCTCGGCGATCACATCGTCGGAATGAATCCTAACAACGGGGAGCTGCTCTGGAGCCATCCGCACGATTGCGACTGGGGCTTGAACATCAGCATACCGGTCTGGGGAGCTGGAAACATTCTGGTTGTGTCATCCGCTTACAGCGGCGGGAGCCGCGCGCTTCAGTTGAATCAATCAGCCGGAAAAACCACCGTCAAGGAATTGTGGGCCTCCCGTCGAATGCGCGTGCATCACACCACGATGATTCGTCTTGGCGATCTGGTCTTTGGATCGAGCGGAGATTTCGGGCCCGCGCCGATGACCGCGGTTGATGTGCGCACAGGCAACACGGTCTGGCAGGATCGCAGCTTTCCCAAAGCCAACCTTGTTTATGTCGACGGCAAGGTGATTCTGCTCGATGAAGACGGTGTGCTCGCGCTGGTCACGTTTTCGCCGCAGGGAATGAAGGTCATCTCAAAGACGAATCTGTTGACCAACCTGGCGTGGACCCCGCCGACCGTGACGGGAACCAGGCTCTACGTCCGCGATCGAAAGACGATTGTGGCGTTGGACTTGAGCTGA
- a CDS encoding ABC transporter permease — translation MSGWLSDVRFGLRLLRRNPEVTVVAVLAMSIAIGVAGTVFSVANAVLIQPLPFSDPERLVAIWQIDPANAALWRPVAAGNYADWQRMSQSFDKIGAAVSISKTLTSFDEPDTPLMQTVSAGYFDTLGVQPMMGRTFAPEEDRPGARAVMVMSYELWQRRFGEDRNILGRTTELDGVPYEIIGVMPAEFDNPIFGLTVRPDAWLPLALNQSGLDRRGNDHVVVARLANGVTLSQAQQELTRISQELKQQYPDTNQNSAALVAPLKESVVRGVRPAVLLLMGAVLFVLLIASSNVAHLLLTRSVAREREFALRRALGAGTLRLLRQLVIESLLLMMLCAGPGLLLTIWGTESVGMLIPTGLNIPHFDFRVDRNVILFTLAISVLPGIVLGLIPALYARRVSIVSGLAGTGRATGSPSSRRMQRFLVIAETALSLALLVGAGLMVQSFRNLQRLDQGFDSDNLLTFRVSTRGAAYKDSEQRQRFFKEIRDRFAAIPGVQSVGGAQFHPFYPQFGLTTVMVEGQPVPEPGKEPRATAIRSTPDYFSAMKIPLLQGRLFTENDTAGTPSVAVISAKMARQLWGAEDPLGKRVAIGSNRNILRQVVGIVGDVRTDSFPPDPQPTLYLPLEQDTAPAAFAYVLRTTSNPLAFTEAAAKEVRAVDRAMPVYLVRSMEDIVSGLDWRTRFVMSLLAIFSVLSLLLAVTGIYAALSYVVSQQTREIGIRMALGAEKSQVLKLVLGQGVKLALTGVVIGLIASFAMTRLMASLLFNTSATDPLTLGGVALLLALVALLACYLPARRAAKVDPIIALRYE, via the coding sequence ATGTCTGGATGGCTGTCTGACGTTCGATTTGGGTTGCGGCTGCTGCGCAGGAATCCCGAAGTCACCGTGGTTGCCGTACTGGCGATGTCGATCGCCATCGGCGTTGCGGGGACGGTATTCAGCGTGGCCAACGCTGTGCTGATTCAGCCTCTGCCCTTCAGCGATCCCGAGAGGCTGGTCGCCATCTGGCAGATCGATCCTGCGAATGCGGCGCTCTGGCGGCCCGTCGCCGCGGGCAATTACGCCGACTGGCAACGGATGAGTCAGTCGTTCGATAAGATCGGCGCGGCGGTGAGTATTTCAAAGACGCTGACCAGCTTTGACGAGCCTGACACTCCGTTGATGCAGACGGTGTCAGCCGGCTACTTCGATACGCTCGGAGTTCAGCCGATGATGGGCCGGACTTTTGCGCCTGAAGAAGATCGTCCGGGAGCAAGGGCGGTGATGGTGATGAGCTATGAGTTGTGGCAGCGCCGCTTTGGTGAGGATCGGAACATTCTCGGACGAACTACGGAGTTGGACGGCGTGCCTTACGAGATCATCGGGGTGATGCCGGCTGAGTTCGATAATCCGATATTCGGGCTGACGGTGCGCCCCGACGCCTGGTTGCCATTGGCGTTGAATCAAAGCGGGCTGGATCGGCGCGGGAACGATCATGTTGTCGTCGCGCGTCTCGCCAATGGGGTGACCCTTAGCCAAGCGCAGCAGGAACTCACGCGTATTTCTCAGGAGCTCAAACAGCAATACCCGGACACGAACCAGAACAGCGCTGCGCTTGTCGCACCTCTCAAGGAGAGCGTTGTTCGCGGAGTGCGCCCCGCAGTGCTGCTGCTGATGGGCGCTGTGCTGTTCGTATTGTTGATCGCTTCCAGCAACGTGGCCCATCTGTTGTTGACGCGTTCGGTCGCGCGCGAGCGTGAGTTCGCATTGCGCCGGGCGCTCGGCGCAGGAACATTGCGGTTGCTGCGTCAGCTTGTGATCGAAAGTCTGTTGCTCATGATGCTGTGCGCTGGGCCTGGATTGTTGCTGACGATTTGGGGAACAGAGAGCGTTGGCATGCTCATTCCCACCGGCCTCAACATTCCACACTTCGATTTTCGGGTGGATCGCAACGTCATTCTATTCACGCTGGCAATTTCGGTGTTGCCCGGCATCGTGCTCGGATTGATTCCGGCGCTCTATGCGCGGCGGGTCAGCATTGTCTCCGGGCTCGCTGGAACCGGGCGCGCCACCGGCAGCCCCAGCAGCCGGCGAATGCAACGGTTTCTGGTAATCGCAGAAACTGCTTTGTCGTTGGCGCTGCTGGTCGGCGCCGGGCTGATGGTGCAGAGCTTCCGAAATCTTCAGCGTCTGGACCAGGGATTCGATTCGGACAATCTCCTCACGTTTCGCGTTTCGACGCGCGGGGCGGCTTACAAAGACAGCGAACAGCGACAGCGATTCTTCAAGGAGATCCGGGACCGCTTCGCGGCGATTCCGGGAGTGCAGTCGGTCGGCGGAGCGCAGTTCCATCCCTTCTATCCTCAGTTCGGGTTGACGACGGTGATGGTCGAAGGACAGCCTGTGCCGGAACCCGGAAAGGAACCGCGAGCGACCGCCATCCGGAGCACTCCTGATTATTTCAGCGCGATGAAGATCCCCCTGCTACAAGGACGGCTCTTCACCGAGAACGACACTGCCGGTACTCCGTCGGTCGCGGTAATCAGTGCGAAGATGGCTCGCCAGCTTTGGGGCGCTGAAGACCCGCTGGGCAAGAGAGTGGCGATTGGAAGCAACCGCAACATCCTGCGCCAGGTCGTCGGCATTGTCGGCGACGTGCGCACCGATTCTTTTCCACCCGACCCGCAGCCGACCTTGTATCTACCGCTGGAACAGGACACCGCGCCGGCCGCATTCGCTTATGTGCTGCGCACCACGTCCAATCCGCTCGCCTTCACGGAGGCAGCAGCGAAAGAAGTGAGAGCGGTTGATCGGGCGATGCCGGTTTATCTGGTGCGGTCTATGGAAGACATCGTTAGCGGACTGGACTGGCGCACGCGATTCGTAATGTCGCTGCTGGCGATCTTCTCGGTGTTGTCCCTGTTGTTGGCGGTCACCGGCATATATGCAGCGCTGTCGTATGTCGTATCGCAGCAGACTCGTGAGATCGGGATTCGAATGGCGTTGGGTGCAGAGAAGAGCCAGGTGCTGAAGCTGGTGCTCGGACAAGGAGTGAAGCTGGCGTTGACCGGTGTCGTTATTGGCCTGATCGCATCGTTCGCTATGACGCGATTGATGGCAAGCCTGTTATTCAACACGAGCGCAACTGATCCGTTGACCCTGGGTGGGGTAGCACTGCTGCTCGCGTTGGTCGCGTTGCTAGCCTGTTACCTGCCAGCGCGTCGCGCTGCGAAAGTCGATCCGATAATCGCGCTGCGATATGAATAG
- a CDS encoding serine hydrolase: MHTLFPDLRYAVRILLKKRAFATVAVITLALGIGANTFAQGARGLSTGETEKIEGAVSEWMAKHKAPALSIAIVADNRLLWAKGFGLADPEKRIPATATTVYRLASIGKSITATAVMQLAEQGKIDLDAPVQKYCPAFPAKQWQITSRQLLAHLSGIRHHRFSDPSNRHFDSVVESLSFFKDEPLLHEPGTKYLYSTLGYSVLGCVIEGASGMKYPDYLREKIFKPAGMTRTQTDDLKANIPDRARLYSKSANGDVRDAPPLDTSGRLPGGGLVSTVEDLAKFAIAIQQGKLVKPRTLEQMWTRQKTADGKQLQSYGLGWLIADAGQGEPKRVWNDGSQAGTRTYLYLIPEKRFTIALMTNLERAFCEELVAPIVNTVLKKQ; the protein is encoded by the coding sequence ATGCACACTCTCTTTCCAGACCTGAGGTACGCCGTTCGAATACTTCTCAAGAAGCGCGCCTTCGCGACGGTCGCGGTCATAACGCTCGCGCTCGGCATCGGCGCGAACACCTTTGCGCAAGGCGCGCGGGGCCTGTCGACCGGCGAAACCGAAAAGATCGAAGGGGCCGTTTCAGAGTGGATGGCGAAGCACAAAGCGCCGGCTCTTTCCATAGCGATCGTTGCTGACAATCGCCTACTCTGGGCGAAAGGCTTCGGCCTGGCGGATCCCGAGAAGAGGATACCGGCCACCGCGACTACGGTTTACCGACTGGCTTCAATAGGCAAGTCGATCACAGCCACAGCCGTGATGCAGTTGGCAGAGCAGGGGAAAATCGATCTTGATGCGCCGGTTCAGAAATACTGCCCGGCTTTCCCGGCAAAACAATGGCAAATCACTTCGCGACAACTGCTTGCGCATCTGAGCGGCATCCGCCATCACAGGTTTTCCGATCCTTCAAATCGTCATTTCGACAGCGTCGTTGAATCATTGAGTTTCTTCAAGGACGAACCGCTGCTGCACGAACCGGGTACGAAGTATCTCTACTCGACTCTCGGTTACTCGGTGCTGGGCTGCGTGATCGAAGGCGCTTCCGGGATGAAGTACCCTGATTACCTGCGCGAAAAAATCTTCAAGCCTGCGGGCATGACGCGAACGCAGACTGATGACCTCAAGGCGAATATTCCGGACCGCGCCCGGCTGTACAGCAAGTCCGCGAACGGCGACGTGAGGGATGCTCCGCCGCTCGACACCAGCGGCAGGCTGCCCGGCGGCGGTCTTGTTTCGACCGTAGAAGACCTCGCGAAGTTTGCCATCGCGATCCAGCAGGGCAAGCTGGTGAAGCCGCGGACGCTTGAGCAGATGTGGACGCGCCAGAAAACCGCGGACGGTAAGCAATTGCAGTCTTACGGTCTGGGCTGGCTGATCGCCGATGCTGGTCAAGGCGAACCGAAACGGGTATGGAACGACGGCAGCCAAGCCGGCACACGCACGTATCTGTATCTCATCCCCGAAAAACGCTTTACCATCGCGCTGATGACGAACCTTGAAAGAGCCTTCTGCGAAGAACTGGTAGCACCGATCGTTAACACCGTGCTCAAGAAACAGTGA
- a CDS encoding ABC transporter permease → METIWQDLRYGFRVLRASPGFAAVAVLSLALGIGANTSIFSVVNAALLRPLPVTEPDRLMFVYTGRSLSSPYSVSSYPDYIDYRDKNEVFSDLLTYSSITMSSRADDQTDLLSGSIVSGNFFDALGVRPALGRTFLPEEDVTPNTHPVAVISHGLWERRFGSDPKVIGQQLALNGHAFTIVGVAPSGFDGPEVLETNDIYVPMMMQALVRPPRGGFSGDMNPDLLGRRGSRWLRIVGRLKPGVTPEQAQAGMTTLAAGLEQAYPDQNRNTIATLFPLSKVDPQAYTQLISVAGLLLAVVAIVLLIACANVANLLLARASARRKEIAVRLALGASRSRLVRQLLTESVLLSLAGGVVGLLLALWTIDLLKTATPTSGVFSFTLDYHLDGRVLAFTFALSLATGVIFGLAPALQASRPDLVPALKDEVSVVAQGRRRLSLRNLLVVAQVALSLVLLIGAGLFLRSLKNAQDIDPGFEADKVLNAQLNINLLRYTKAQGQEFYRQVIERVEALPGVESASLARVVPMSGTGRSTSFQIEGQEAPENTVRSEGTGSQEDPNTASANVVGLKYFKTMGIGLLRGRDFTAQDKEGAPMVIVINEAFARRFFEGQEALGKRVSFRGPQGPWSEIVGVVRDSKYRTLGENPRSTVYQPLAQNHETGMALHARTSSKPASLAATVWREVQSIEPNLAVTSVESMADVVGGSLFAARMGAVLLAIFGLLALVLAAVGLYGVMSYSVSRRTREIGIRMALGAGSGNVLRLVLKEGMTLVGGGVAAGLIAAAALTRLLASFLYGVSPMDATTFVAIPLVLALVALLANYLPARRATKVDPMEALRYQ, encoded by the coding sequence ATGGAAACCATATGGCAGGACCTTCGTTACGGTTTTCGAGTTCTGCGCGCGAGTCCGGGATTCGCCGCCGTGGCCGTGCTTTCGCTGGCACTTGGCATCGGCGCTAACACATCGATCTTCAGCGTAGTCAATGCCGCGTTGCTCAGACCGCTGCCCGTCACGGAACCCGATCGATTGATGTTCGTGTACACCGGCAGGTCCCTGTCGAGCCCGTACAGCGTTTCCTCCTACCCGGACTACATTGACTATCGAGACAAGAACGAAGTCTTCAGCGATCTGCTCACTTACTCGAGCATCACAATGAGCTCCCGGGCTGATGATCAGACCGACTTGCTCTCCGGCTCAATCGTGTCGGGCAATTTTTTCGATGCGCTCGGCGTGCGACCCGCGTTGGGCCGAACCTTTTTGCCCGAAGAAGACGTTACACCCAACACGCACCCGGTAGCGGTGATCAGTCACGGCTTGTGGGAGCGGCGATTCGGCAGCGATCCGAAGGTTATTGGCCAGCAACTGGCTTTGAACGGGCACGCCTTTACTATCGTTGGGGTCGCGCCGTCAGGCTTTGACGGACCCGAAGTTCTCGAGACTAACGACATATATGTTCCGATGATGATGCAGGCCTTGGTGCGTCCTCCGCGAGGTGGATTCTCGGGTGACATGAACCCCGACTTGTTGGGGCGGCGTGGCTCGCGCTGGTTAAGGATCGTCGGTCGTCTCAAGCCTGGCGTCACACCCGAGCAAGCCCAGGCGGGGATGACCACCCTGGCCGCCGGGCTCGAGCAAGCCTATCCGGACCAGAACCGCAACACGATCGCCACGTTGTTTCCCCTGAGCAAGGTTGATCCGCAAGCCTACACCCAACTGATATCAGTGGCCGGGCTGTTGCTGGCCGTAGTCGCCATTGTTCTACTCATCGCTTGCGCGAACGTCGCTAACTTGCTGCTCGCAAGAGCGTCGGCGCGGCGAAAAGAGATCGCGGTGAGGCTTGCACTGGGCGCAAGCCGCTCGCGGCTCGTGCGCCAGTTGTTGACTGAGAGCGTGCTGCTTTCGCTGGCAGGCGGAGTGGTCGGACTCCTGCTGGCGCTATGGACAATCGATCTTCTGAAGACGGCAACACCGACATCCGGAGTCTTTTCCTTCACCCTGGATTACCACCTCGACGGCCGGGTGCTCGCCTTTACCTTCGCGTTGTCACTTGCGACAGGAGTCATCTTCGGGCTGGCGCCTGCGTTGCAAGCTTCGCGGCCTGACCTGGTGCCGGCGCTCAAGGATGAAGTGTCCGTGGTTGCGCAAGGTCGCCGGCGCCTGAGTCTTCGGAATCTTCTAGTGGTGGCCCAGGTCGCGTTGTCGCTGGTGCTGCTGATAGGCGCGGGATTGTTCTTGCGGAGCTTAAAGAACGCGCAAGACATTGATCCCGGCTTCGAGGCTGACAAGGTCCTGAATGCCCAGCTCAATATCAATCTGCTGCGCTACACAAAAGCGCAAGGCCAGGAATTCTACCGTCAAGTTATCGAGCGAGTTGAAGCGCTGCCCGGCGTCGAGTCCGCCAGCCTCGCGCGTGTCGTTCCGATGAGCGGCACCGGCCGCTCCACCAGTTTCCAGATCGAAGGTCAGGAGGCACCCGAGAACACCGTTCGCAGCGAGGGTACGGGGAGTCAGGAAGACCCAAACACAGCGAGCGCGAATGTTGTCGGCTTGAAATACTTTAAGACGATGGGCATCGGGTTGCTTCGCGGCCGCGACTTCACCGCGCAAGACAAAGAGGGCGCGCCGATGGTGATTGTTATCAACGAAGCTTTCGCGCGGCGCTTCTTCGAGGGTCAGGAAGCGCTCGGCAAGCGCGTGAGCTTTCGCGGACCGCAAGGCCCGTGGTCTGAGATCGTCGGAGTCGTTCGCGATAGCAAGTACCGCACTCTCGGCGAAAACCCGAGATCGACGGTCTATCAACCGCTGGCGCAAAACCACGAGACCGGAATGGCGCTCCACGCGCGCACCAGTAGCAAGCCGGCGAGCCTCGCCGCAACCGTCTGGCGCGAGGTGCAATCAATCGAACCGAACCTCGCCGTGACAAGCGTCGAGTCGATGGCCGACGTGGTTGGAGGCTCACTCTTCGCGGCGCGTATGGGCGCGGTTCTGTTGGCGATCTTTGGTTTGCTGGCGTTGGTGCTGGCGGCGGTCGGATTGTACGGCGTGATGTCTTACTCGGTATCTCGGAGGACGCGCGAGATCGGAATACGAATGGCGCTCGGAGCGGGAAGCGGCAACGTGCTGCGGCTGGTTTTGAAGGAAGGGATGACGCTCGTCGGCGGCGGAGTCGCAGCAGGCTTGATAGCGGCGGCCGCGTTGACTCGACTGCTGGCGAGTTTCTTGTACGGCGTCAGCCCGATGGACGCGACCACGTTTGTGGCGATCCCGCTCGTGCTGGCGCTGGTCGCGTTGCTGGCCAACTATCTACCAGCTCGACGGGCGACGAAGGTCGATCCGATGGAGGCGCTGAGATACCAATGA